The nucleotide sequence TGAGGCCGACGAGGATAATGGCAATGCTGAGGAGGGCGCTTCGCGGCCGAAGTTCATTGGTCGGGTCTATCAGGTCTTCAACGCGGACCAGGTCGACGGTGACAAGCACGCCAATGCCGTCGCGAGCCAATCCGTGGCTGAGCGGATTGCGGCAGCCGAGGGCTTCTTCGCAGCTTGCGCAGCCAAGGTTGAGCACGGTGGCGACCAGGCTTTCTACATGCCCGTCCAAGACCGCATCCAGATGCCGCGGTTCGAGCAATTTCGTGATCCTGAAAGCTACTACTCCGTCTTAGGTCACGAGCATGTTCATTGGACGGGTGCCGACCATCGGCTCGCGCGGGATCTTCGAAATCGCTTTGGGACAGATGCCTACGCGATCGAGGAGCTCATCGCTGAGCTCGGCTCCGCGTTTCTCGCGGGTCACCTCGGCCTCGCCGTTGAACCACGACCGGATCATGCCGCATATCTCGCGAATTGGCTCCGGGTGCTTCGAAATGACTCCCGTGCTGTCGTGACGGCTGCTGCGAAGGCTCAGCAAGCCGTCGACTTCCTCATCGATCTAGCAGGCTGCGACCAAGACGTGGGAGCTGGCGTCCAGGGTGGGAGCTGCGAGCGATTGATTGCGGCATGACGAGCTCCGGTGTGAAAGCCTGCGTGGCCTCGGACGTCGGCAGAGTCCGAGCAAACAACGAGGACAGATGTGCTGTTTCGGCGGCGGCGGGCTGCGTAACTGGCTGGCGCGGTGTTCTTGCGTCAGAAGGTGGTTGGGCTGTTCTTGCCGACGGGGTTGGCGGCCACGTTGCAGGCGAAGTTGCTGCGACCCTGGCGATCGAAGTGATGCGCCCGCTACTGGCAGGAGTGCGGACCGATGAAGATGTCCAACGTGCCGTGAACGCTGCCGACCAAGCGATCTTCATGGCGATGGACATGCGCCCCGAGCTTCGAGGAATGGCCACGACGATAGCTGGCGCAGTTTTCCAGTCCGGCCAGGTAATCACTTTTAACGCCGGCGACAGTCGTGCCTACTCATTCGAAAATGGCACCCTGACCCAGAGGAGCAAGGACGACGTTAGGCGGGGTGGGGCGCTGCTGCAGTGCCTCGGCGGCTTCCAGGAGCCAGTCCCACTCTTTGTTCATGTGCGCCACTTCAAATCCAGCGCAAGCGTGTTGCTTTGCTCTGATGGATTGACCGATCTCTTGCCGGATAAGAAAATCGAGGCGCTCCTGCGGCAAAATCCCGACGATCCGGCTCGAGCACTAGTCGACGCAGCGTTGGCAGCCGGCGGGCACGACAACGTCTCGGTAATCTTCATGGCGCCTAGCTAACGATCTTTCCTGCTGAAAATCTCTTGCACGAGGAGAGAGCCGGACCGACCTTTGGCGACCGGCCTTGACCGCGCGAATACGTCAAATGAATCGAAGCGGCGCTTTAAAAAGTCACTGAGTTTCGCGCCATGATTCGGCTTAGGTGGTCGCCGTCTTTGCCGACCACCACGGCGTCCAGCTTCGCGCGCGCTCTCGCGGATCATCGGGCCATTGCTTCTGAAGCGCTTCCATTTCCTCGGCGAAGCGCCTGTCTGCTACTGGCCCGGCCTCACGACCAATATATTCGACACGGCGGACCCGATCCTCGCGTGCGGCGATTTCCCGCACCCGGTCCTTGTGCTCGTCCAGCTCCCAACCACAGTAAAGGTAGGACCAGGCCATGTCCTTGAAGGCCGAAAGCAGCTTCATCTTGTTCTTCTCAGCAGCGATGCGCGCTGCCCGGTCAATCGAGTGACTAACACCAACGACTTTCTTGGTCATCGGCTCGCCTGGCTCGGCGTTGCCCGTAAGCCCGAGCAGTTCACGCAGCGGCTTGCGGGTCCCTTCATCAGCCCAATGGTCAATGCGTGGATCGAGACTAGACCAGAGCTGACGCATGCGCTCCCACTGGAACTTCTGCCGGGACTTGTCGCGCGCCACCGTGTTTCTCGGCTGCGGGTTCCACCAACGAGCGGCGACGGTGATCTCTGCGTCAGGATGCTTCCAGAGCTTGGCTGCCAGCCAACGCTCCGCAAGCCCTAGGTGCTCATACGGCACGTGCAGCGCGAGGCGGCAGCGGATCACACCGGTCAATCGATGATTGCTATATAGCCAATGATACTGACGATCACCGGCATCGCCCGCCCAGTCCTGAATTCGAAGCCCAAGTTCATGTGTCAGCCGCGAAATGGCCTTAGCGGCGGCGTCTTCCAGCCTTTCCTTTGGAGCACGGACTTCCAAATCGATTGCACCATTGATCACCCGTCCATGATGCTGCCCCAGGAAGCTGACGGCGTCCGCCAGCCGCTCGATGTCACTGTGCGATCGGTAAGATCCCGATGTGCTTGGTTCTTTGGTGGCCGACTTCCTGGACCGGCCGCGATATTCCCGATGACGTCGCGCGGGATCAGCGTCGTTCGCCGGATGAAGTGCCAGTGCCTTGCTCGGGGTGATGAGCCGGTTGAACTGGTGAAGCTTGATCGCGAGCGACGCATCGTCATCGATCAGCGATGGCTCGATCAACCAGAAGTTCAGGAGCTCCTGCCAGTAGTCCTCCGGTTTCAAGCCGTCGGCGCGCGCGCCCAAGTTGAAGCCGTGCACCAGTTCGCTTCGGTCTGAAGGTCCCATGAGGTGGAAGGCAGGGTTCACATGATTGTGGAGGCGGGGGCTGCTTACCTCGAAATTGTAGAGGAAGAGCAAGAATTGCTTGATCGCGCGAGCTTTCTCGCGCGGGAGCGCTGGCCAAGCTGAAATCGCCTCGAATTGCCGGGTAAGGTCATGCGCGATCACCGCGTCGACATAGGCGATCAGGTGATCGATCCAGCCGAGCGAAAGGGCGGTCTTGAGTAGCCCTGGAGTCAGGTGGCCGCGGGCGGCCACGCTATCGAGAGCCATCACCAGCTCGCGTGCCGAACCTCGGCCCATGCTGACAAGCATGTCCAGCGCAGCAGGCTCGTAGGTGATCCCCTCGTTGCCGCAGATTCGCTTAGCAAGGTTGAACAGGTCAGCATTTGGCACCAGCCTTAGCGGAACGATGAGACAGCGGGACCGGAGCGCTGGCCGGACGGACTCGAGCTCCGTGGTCGCGCAGATGAAGAAGCGGCCTTTGCGAGGACGTTCCACTTCAGCCAGCAGCACGTCCGCGGCCTTTGACTGAAGCCCGTGAACCTCGTCGATGAACACACCATACTTGTTCCACGGGACCGTGCTCAGCAGGGTCTCGGCGAACTTGGTGACATCGGAGTCGTCCCAGCGGGCACCACTGAACTCATACAAATGGAAGGGCGTGAGCCCACTTTTGCAGTCGACACAGGTTCCGCACGGCGATGGGGTCGGTGCCGCACAATGCCGGGCCATGGCGAAGATGCGCGCCAGCGTCGTCTTCCCGGTCCCCGGCGGACCGTGGATCAATATGGGAGGAGGGCTCTCCTGGCTCACGAGCGGACTTAAGAGTCTTATCGCCGCATCTTGCGCGACAACGTCGGTGAAGCGCTGCGGCTGGTGGCGGACCACCAGCGGGACCACTTGGGTCTTTGGCATCACTCGGCCGATCCTTTAGGCAGAGACCCCGGGCCCGCCATTGGACAAGGGTCTGGCTCGTCTGGATCATCGCCCCAGAGGGTGCGAACCAATGCACTCGCAGGCCCTTCCCCAGGCTCAATGATCCACTTTCCTTCCATGTCGCGGAAATCTTCGCCGTTGCGGCGCACGATCTCGATGCGCTGCTCGCGTTCTGACAAGTCTCTTAGTCGGTCGGCCATTGAACTCTCCGGTTACGTGGCATAGATAGTCTTCCACATCCTCATCAGGTAGAGAGCGTCCTTCCATGGTTCAAGGTGCAACGTGACGCGGACACAGATTCGCGTGACCCTGGCGCGGGAGGACAATGAGAAGCTGGCTGTTGAGGCGGCCAGACGTGGCATCTTGCCCGCGACCCTTGCCGCCGAGTTCGTCAGGGAGGGGCTGAAACGTGCAGCGGCCGAGAAGAAGGTTGAACGGCCGGCGGCTGAGCTAAAGCGCTGGCTTGAGCCGTTCCTTGGCGATCTTCGCCGGCGGGGTGGCTGGCCTGAGGACATCACGATCACGGTGTTCGAGCATATCCGGGACCAGGCCCACGATCTCTATGACGCGGCGGCCGAGGATGTCGGCCGGAGCGCGCTGAACCGCGAACTCGGCCGGATGGTCAAAGAGCGACTGGATGCAGAGGTCGTGACGATCGGCACCAGACCCAAGGTGAAGAAGGTCCGCCGGAACAGCGGCAGTCTCATCCAACTAGCAACTCTACTTAAACCTAAGCCTGGAGAAGGACGATGACCACTCGCGAGCAGATCCTTGCTGCCAGCACCAGTTTGCTCAAGGATGACGCAGCCGTTGCCGCAGCGATGTTCGATCCTGCGCCGCCGGGAAGCCGGCGAGCCAAGAAGATCAAGGCTGTGGCTTCGATCGCCAACAAGCTCACGCCGCCGCTGAGCTCGCCTCCGGTCGACCCGTGCGGAACAGTGCAACGTGCGATATCCGGCGTCCTCAATGGGGTAGGGGGCAGGGGCTCCTCGCTGTGCTCGGTCGTGGACCTGACCAATCGCCACTGCTCCATGACGCGGACCTTTCATCTGCTCCGGGAGATGCTGGCCTCCGTTACCGACATCGCCGACATGCGGGCAGGAGCTTACTTTGACTGGTCGCCTGCACAGGCAGCGGCGCTCGACGATCATCTGCCGCAAGCTGGTCGTGGCCTCGTCTATGTCGGTTATCGGGTGGATGCACCTCGGCTACGCAACGCTGTTGACGAGCTTGCTGACCTAGACCGGAAGCCGATGTTGATTGATGCACGCCACAGCCTGGTTCATGCCTGCTACCGGCTCGTGTCTTCTATCGTTCGGCAGCTACGCGGCGAGCTCGATGCTGCTGGCAATGACTGGCTTGAGCTTCGTCCCGAGGAGGCAGCCCGCGGGCGCTACACGATCCGCACGATCGCGCCGCCGAGCGTTTAAGTCAGGACTCGACCGGCCGGTGCGATCAGCGCGTATGCTTCGCGCGCCGCAAGATGAAACTCAGTGCGATGTCTGCGCAGGTTACACCGCTGGTTGGCCGTGCTCGTGAGGCAGGGCTGGCGACAAGAGATATTCGGGTGCGGCTTTCGAAAAGCCGAATAGCCGCGTTCGAACATTGTCCGCGTCGGCTCTGGCTGCAGCTGCATCGGCCAGAGCTTGCTCGCTTTGATGAGCGTACGCTTCGCGTATTCGCGGCTGGGCATCACGTTGGCGCTTTGGCCCGGGCACGTCATCCCGACGGATTTCTCGTGGCCGAAGACCATCTCCACCTTATCGCCGCCATTGCTCGGACCGAGCAGCTGATCCGGTCGGTCAAGCAAGTGCCGATTTTTGAAGCCGCATTTCACCGGAATGGGGTCGTCGTTCGTGTCGACATCCTCGAGCCGGACCGGTGGGGTGGCTGGCGCTTGATCGAGGTGAAGAACTCCGGCGCAGTCAAACCATACCAGCTGCTTGACGTCTCTACTCAGGCTTGGGTGATCACTGGGAACGGCATCTGCTTGTCATCGGTGATTGTTCGGCACGTCTCCCGGCCGATGATGATTCACGAACTTCGGCCCCGGGTTCGTTTCGTTGATGCTGATGTGACTGACGAGGTTACTCGCCTTGTGCGGCATCGCGGCCAAGTGGTCGACCGAGCACGCCAAGTGGCGACAGGCGCGGAGCCTCGCGTTCAGCCGGGCAGGCATTGCACCCGGCCATTTCGATGCGAGTTTCGAGACTATTGCAACAGCAGCAACGCTTGATGGTACTTGCTCGGAACCGCGCCTAGGAGATCTGCGGCTATTCCCCGAGCAGCCGCAGAACGATGTCTTCTGCTGCCACGGCCTTCACATAGGGAATTCCAAGCGCCTCGAAATGCGCGGCGCCGCAACGGACTTTCGCTTTTTCGTCGTCGCGCAGCTTAGCGAAGTCACTCTTGGACTCTGAGACGAGGTGCACCACGGGGCCGCCATCTGCGCGTCCCGAAACCGCCCAGTCCGGGTTGTAGGTCCCGAGTGGAGTATCAATTTTGAACTCCGGTGGTAGCTTAGCGAATAGCGTGACGGGTTCCGCTACATCAAGCTCGGCCGCAATCGGACGCTCAATGGTCGACGAGTCAACCCGGATGTGGGTGGTTGGAGCATTGTCGACAGGCACAAGGTCTGCTTCGTCGGCTTCGAACGGCGAAAATAGGGACTGGTCGAAGTGATCGCCGGTCCGCTCGTAGGTGATTCCGACGGTGAGGATATCTCTTCTGGCGAGGGTGATCGCCTTGTGAGCCAACTCGACGAAGGCTGATGGGTTATCCTTCGCCCATTGAAGCCGGTCAGCCTGAACAAGTATTCTTGCGATCACGCTGCGGGGTAAGTCGGTGCGGGCGGCGAGCTCCGATAGGATGTCCGGCATAGGTCCGGTGAACGTGCCAATCTTGCGCGGGGGAGCAGTAGTCTTCTTACCGGTCTCCACTCCGTCACGTGCTACAATCAATTCGGCGCTTGCCCACGTGACCCGCGCCACGGCTGGATCAGGCATCTGCTGGAGATACTCGACTGCTTTGCTGATTAAATCCCCATCGGTGAAGGTGAGCTTGTATCGCGTGCGCGCCGACACCTTGGCCCACAAGGCTCGGAATGCGTCTGAGGCGATGAGCTCCTCGCGACGCTCCACCTGAATCTTGCTCTCGGTGTTGTGGATTAGCTTAGCGGTTAGCCGTTCGGCGAGCGCCGCAACCGCTAGACGGGCCTCAGGGCCGAGAGTTGCCGGCAGCGGCACACTCACAGACGCGACAGCCTGACGCATAGCATCGGTCACTCGGCCAAGGTTGTCGACCAACCCGGCTTGCTCCCACTCGGCGAACACGGCGCGAGCATCCTCGACCCCCAATACGTGCGGCTCGTTCTCTCCAGCTACGGGGTAGTAGAGTTTCGCTAGGACTTCGATGCTGGCGCGGCCAAAGGGACGCTTCGTTTCCTTTTCTAGCTCCGTCTGTAGCTCGTCTGCAAAGGTGGCGTAGTCGGTATCAGCAATGACCGTCAGCCGGGCGATCCCTTCGTCACGGCGGCGTAATCCATGCTCGTCCACGGGCAGGCGAAGCCCGCGGCCAATCGACTGACGACGTGACCGCTCGCTCCCCATCTCCCGAAGAGCGCAAATCTGAAAAACGTTCGGATTGTCCCAGCCCTCCCGCAGAGCGGAATGGCTGAAGAGGAAACGAAGGGGTTCGGCCTCATCCAGCAGCTTTTCCTTATCACGCATGATGAGGTCGAAGGTGCGCTCCTCTACCTTCTCGTCTTTGGTGGATTTGGAGAATTCCTTGTCCTCGAAGGGCGTGACCGAGTGCTTGTCCTGGCTGAAGTAACCGCCGTGGGCGCGGACTGGGTCGGCTGGCGTGTTCACAAACAGGGTTCTGAATTCAGGTCGGGCGGCAAGTTTGCGATATTCACGCTCGAATACGTCGGCCAAGGGCCCGTTCTTTGGTCCGTCTGGCGTGTAGAGCCGGTAATCGGAGACCGAGGGAACGAAAAACAGCGAGAGCGTCTTGATGCCGAGCGGACGGTTGCGCAGCTCTGTCCGAAAATGGTGCTCGATCGTGCGCGCGATCATTGCTGTCGTCAGCGTATCGCCGGCATTGTCACCGTGAACCTCACCGCGTTCCATCGTGCGAATGTCGCCAGGAAGCATAAGCTGCATTGTCTTAGCGGCGGCATCGATGTTTCCGATCTCCAGGCCGGCATAGACCGCGCGTCCGCCTGAAAGATCCTGAAGCGTGTCGCCGTCATAGGCCCAGACCTGTTCGGGCTTCGGACCGGCCGCAAACTGTTTGTGTATCTCAATCCGGGCGCGCGGAGCTTGCCCCTTCTTTGCTTCCGTATCGATCAGACGAACGTAGGGGCCGTTCGCGGCATCGCGGACGCTGGCGCCATCAACCCAGATTCGCTTTACGAGGCCAAGCTGGAAGGCATCGAACGCATCCAGCCTGAAGAGCGTGTGCACGGGGTTCACCGGGGTCGCGGTATACTTGAACTGAGCCAATGGATTCATCGCCGCGAGTGCTTGGCGCCCAGCGCCTTTCAGCCCGCCCTCGACCGATTGAGGTTCATCGACGATCAAAACCGGCCGCGTCTTGGCAACCCATTCGGCGGCCGCCTGATCCCCCAGCGCTTCCTGGTTGGGATCGTAGAAGACGTTGTTCGCGCTGTTGATCGACTGGATCGTGACGATCATTACTTGAATATCGGCAGCTGTAGCGAACTCGCGGACGCGGCCGAGCTTATTACGGTCGTACACGAATTCGTTCAGTCGCAGGCCGTCAAACTGACTAGCGAAATGCTCGCGGGTCTGTTCGATCGACTTCTTCACGCCCTCGCGGATCGCAACGGACGGCACCACGATGACGAATTTGGTAAAGCCGTTCTTTCGGTTCAGTTCGATGATCGTACGCAGGTAGACATAAGTCTTTCCCGTGCCGGTCTCCATCTCAATCGTGAAATCTGGTGCCTGGAAGTGCCCGTCTGGCTCCAGCGCGTTAGCAAGCTGAACCGCCTGGATGTTCGCTAACCAATCTTCTCCTTCGAACGCGCAGACGTTGCCGATGCCAACACCCTTCTCGGCAAGCTCCAACTGGCCGGCGATCTCCAGCGGGGCGACGGTGAAAGTCGCTTTCGATCCCTCAGTGGCATCACCAAATACGCCGAGCGCCGCATCAATTGCTGCTCTCTGGTGCGGCAGGTCATTTTCGAAGATGAATTTCATCAGATTGCGCCCATTTTTTCGATGGCGTCGTCGCCGAGCCGTTGGCGGAGCGTGGCAGCGAGGTTCGCACGAGCTTCAGCGCTGCGGCTGCCGCCCGCGTCGAAACCGCTGTCCTTGAAAAAGAAAGTGGTAGGGGCAGGGGGCCCCACTTCGGCAAGCCAGTCAGCAATGCCGTCACCTAACAAGCGCGCCTCCGCGGCTGGGATGTCCGCCAGGCAGACAACGAGCGTGCCGCCCCCGAATAGGTGGACAGGTCGGCCGGCGATTGTGCGAGTTTCTCCAGGAAGGGCGAGGTCGATGCCTGTCTTCAGCATCAGTTCGGCAAGCAGATCCTCCTCGGTGCGGCCAGGGAGGACATTGCTGGCATTGTCGAGAAGATCACGCGCGAGATCATCGCCGGGCTGCCACGGCTTCAAGTTAGAGGTGGCGAGCTTGTAGACGCGAAAGCCCGTGTCCAACTTCGCATCAGGGTTGTCACTCTGCACCTTGTCGCCAGCACGGCGCAAACGCTCCTTGGTAACACTTGCGATCGTAGGA is from Sphingomonas sp. LHG3406-1 and encodes:
- a CDS encoding zincin-like metallopeptidase domain-containing protein; protein product: MRTSDLFERITGRIIAAMEAGVGEYIMPWHRWGEATGMPINAISSRPYRGINTLLLWAAAELDGHSSGRWATYRQWTAAGAQVRKGEKATAIVFWKTATNEADEDNGNAEEGASRPKFIGRVYQVFNADQVDGDKHANAVASQSVAERIAAAEGFFAACAAKVEHGGDQAFYMPVQDRIQMPRFEQFRDPESYYSVLGHEHVHWTGADHRLARDLRNRFGTDAYAIEELIAELGSAFLAGHLGLAVEPRPDHAAYLANWLRVLRNDSRAVVTAAAKAQQAVDFLIDLAGCDQDVGAGVQGGSCERLIAA
- a CDS encoding DEAD/DEAH box helicase family protein, whose amino-acid sequence is MKFIFENDLPHQRAAIDAALGVFGDATEGSKATFTVAPLEIAGQLELAEKGVGIGNVCAFEGEDWLANIQAVQLANALEPDGHFQAPDFTIEMETGTGKTYVYLRTIIELNRKNGFTKFVIVVPSVAIREGVKKSIEQTREHFASQFDGLRLNEFVYDRNKLGRVREFATAADIQVMIVTIQSINSANNVFYDPNQEALGDQAAAEWVAKTRPVLIVDEPQSVEGGLKGAGRQALAAMNPLAQFKYTATPVNPVHTLFRLDAFDAFQLGLVKRIWVDGASVRDAANGPYVRLIDTEAKKGQAPRARIEIHKQFAAGPKPEQVWAYDGDTLQDLSGGRAVYAGLEIGNIDAAAKTMQLMLPGDIRTMERGEVHGDNAGDTLTTAMIARTIEHHFRTELRNRPLGIKTLSLFFVPSVSDYRLYTPDGPKNGPLADVFEREYRKLAARPEFRTLFVNTPADPVRAHGGYFSQDKHSVTPFEDKEFSKSTKDEKVEERTFDLIMRDKEKLLDEAEPLRFLFSHSALREGWDNPNVFQICALREMGSERSRRQSIGRGLRLPVDEHGLRRRDEGIARLTVIADTDYATFADELQTELEKETKRPFGRASIEVLAKLYYPVAGENEPHVLGVEDARAVFAEWEQAGLVDNLGRVTDAMRQAVASVSVPLPATLGPEARLAVAALAERLTAKLIHNTESKIQVERREELIASDAFRALWAKVSARTRYKLTFTDGDLISKAVEYLQQMPDPAVARVTWASAELIVARDGVETGKKTTAPPRKIGTFTGPMPDILSELAARTDLPRSVIARILVQADRLQWAKDNPSAFVELAHKAITLARRDILTVGITYERTGDHFDQSLFSPFEADEADLVPVDNAPTTHIRVDSSTIERPIAAELDVAEPVTLFAKLPPEFKIDTPLGTYNPDWAVSGRADGGPVVHLVSESKSDFAKLRDDEKAKVRCGAAHFEALGIPYVKAVAAEDIVLRLLGE
- a CDS encoding protein phosphatase 2C domain-containing protein, which translates into the protein MASDVGRVRANNEDRCAVSAAAGCVTGWRGVLASEGGWAVLADGVGGHVAGEVAATLAIEVMRPLLAGVRTDEDVQRAVNAADQAIFMAMDMRPELRGMATTIAGAVFQSGQVITFNAGDSRAYSFENGTLTQRSKDDVRRGGALLQCLGGFQEPVPLFVHVRHFKSSASVLLCSDGLTDLLPDKKIEALLRQNPDDPARALVDAALAAGGHDNVSVIFMAPS
- a CDS encoding AAA family ATPase, translating into MPKTQVVPLVVRHQPQRFTDVVAQDAAIRLLSPLVSQESPPPILIHGPPGTGKTTLARIFAMARHCAAPTPSPCGTCVDCKSGLTPFHLYEFSGARWDDSDVTKFAETLLSTVPWNKYGVFIDEVHGLQSKAADVLLAEVERPRKGRFFICATTELESVRPALRSRCLIVPLRLVPNADLFNLAKRICGNEGITYEPAALDMLVSMGRGSARELVMALDSVAARGHLTPGLLKTALSLGWIDHLIAYVDAVIAHDLTRQFEAISAWPALPREKARAIKQFLLFLYNFEVSSPRLHNHVNPAFHLMGPSDRSELVHGFNLGARADGLKPEDYWQELLNFWLIEPSLIDDDASLAIKLHQFNRLITPSKALALHPANDADPARRHREYRGRSRKSATKEPSTSGSYRSHSDIERLADAVSFLGQHHGRVINGAIDLEVRAPKERLEDAAAKAISRLTHELGLRIQDWAGDAGDRQYHWLYSNHRLTGVIRCRLALHVPYEHLGLAERWLAAKLWKHPDAEITVAARWWNPQPRNTVARDKSRQKFQWERMRQLWSSLDPRIDHWADEGTRKPLRELLGLTGNAEPGEPMTKKVVGVSHSIDRAARIAAEKNKMKLLSAFKDMAWSYLYCGWELDEHKDRVREIAAREDRVRRVEYIGREAGPVADRRFAEEMEALQKQWPDDPRERARSWTPWWSAKTATT